Proteins from a genomic interval of Zingiber officinale cultivar Zhangliang chromosome 1B, Zo_v1.1, whole genome shotgun sequence:
- the LOC122049985 gene encoding dof zinc finger protein DOF2.4-like isoform X1, translating to MVFSSLPLYLDPPNLNQQQQQPQQQQHQQIRLLGSSSGGGGGGGGGSGDGSSHLPPPAGLALAAGSIRPGSMSDRARLAKIPQPEAGMKCPRCYSANTKFCYFNNYSLSQPRHFCKTCRRYWTRGGALRNVPVGGGCRRNKRTKPSSSSANSTNTSTAAAAVIPSAAATSGSSSAATTSAVSLHQLPFMASLHQLRDFGGYGAGVVQPPANTLDYQLATAAENLRLHQLTQFPLLGEGHLDHALPPPAPMPVYPFQGDGGGSFIAGSFAGHAQSSEPSAVKMEDKNNNQQMFHNLARMQYLGLSRNDQLFWNGSGGGGGSTSNGGDGGGGGWAPDLSGFNNSSLGNLM from the exons ATggttttctcttctcttcctctctatcTAGATCCACCTAATTTGAACCAGCAG CAACAGCAACCGCAGCAGCAGCAGCATCAACAAATTCGTCTACTAGGAAGCagtagcggcggcggcggcggcggcggcggaggaagCGGAGATGGTAGTTCCCACTTGCCGCCGCCGGCAGGCTTGGCCCTCGCAGCCGGATCAATCCGGCCAGGCTCCATGTCGGACCGAGCCCGACTGGCGAAGATCCCGCAACCGGAGGCAGGGATGAAGTGCCCCCGGTGCTATTCGGCCAACACCAAGTTCTGCTACTTCAACAACTACTCCCTCTCGCAGCCGCGCCACTTCTGCAAGACCTGCCGCCGTTACTGGACCCGCGGAGGCGCCCTCCGCAACGTCCCCGTCGGCGGAGGATGCCGCCGCAACAAGCGCACCAAACCCTCCTCCAGCTCTGCCAATTCAACCAACACATCCACCGCGGCTGCCGCTGTGATCCCTTCGGCGGCGGCCACCTCTGGATCCTCCTCGGCGGCCACCACCTCGGCCGTCTCGTTGCACCAGCTTCCGTTCATGGCCTCGCTGCACCAGCTTCGCGACTTCGGCGGCTACGGAGCTGGAGTAGTCCAACCACCGGCGAACACATTGGATTACCAGCTCGCGACCGCCGCCGAGAATTTGAGGCTACATCAGTTGACGCAATTCCCTCTTCTAGGAGAAGGGCATCTCGATCACGCACTGCCGCCTCCGGCTCCGATGCCGGTCTACCCTTTCCAAGGCGACGGCGGCGGCTCGTTCATTGCCGGATCATTTGCGGGACACGCGCAATCGTCTGAACCGTCGGCGGTGAAGATGGAGGATAAGAACAACAACCAACAAATGTTTCATAATTTAGCGAGGATGCAGTATCTTGGTCTTTCGCGCAATGATCAATTATTTTGGAACggaagcggcggcggcggcggaagtACCAGCAATGGTGGCGACGGTGGTGGTGGTGGATGGGCTCCCGATTTATCTGGATTCAACAACTCTTCCCTGGGCAATCTAATGTGA
- the LOC122039584 gene encoding mannose-specific lectin 3-like translates to MQAPAFLVIASAVLYHLAALSSANEGNVLLTGDVLPTDGQLSYGRNAFVMQGDRNLVLYKFRGGFQSDTHGKGANCTLSLSNHGALIITSAGATVWSSPGSKKGKYAAVLRPDGEVAVYGPALWTTPDSNVSTSSEEVVPLEALAPVRNLLFSGQSISVGVELASRDYTFRVEADCNLVLNKAGTGTVWQSATAGRGAHCFARLDHRGQLAVVGDHYLKVVWSSNSTAVEGDYVLILQINGQAVVYGPVLWSTST, encoded by the coding sequence ATGCAAGCCCCAGCTTTTCTCGTCATTGCCTCCGCCGTTCTGTATCATCTCGCTGCCCTTTCCTCAGCCAACGAGGGCAACGTCCTCCTCACCGGCGACGTCCTGCCAACTGACGGTCAGCTCTCCTACGGCCGCAACGCCTTCGTCATGCAAGGCGACCGCAACCTCGTCCTCTACAAATTCCGCGGCGGCTTCCAGTCGGACACCCACGGCAAAGGAGCAAACTGCACGCTCTCGCTCAGCAACCACGGTGCGCTGATCATCACCAGCGCCGGAGCTACGGTGTGGAGCTCTCCTGGTTCTAAGAAGGGCAAGTACGCCGCCGTGCTCAGGCCTGACGGGGAGGTGGCCGTCTACGGCCCGGCTCTGTGGACGACGCCGGATTCGAACGTCAGCACCTCGAGCGAGGAGGTGGTCCCGTTAGAGGCCTTGGCCCCGGTGAGGAACTTGCTGTTCTCGGGCCAGAGTATAAGCGTGGGGGTGGAGCTGGCCAGCAGGGATTACACGTTCAGGGTGGAAGCGGACTGCAATCTGGTGCTGAACAAGGCAGGGACTGGCACGGTCTGGCAGAGCGCGACGGCAGGGCGAGGTGCCCATTGCTTTGCCAGGCTTGACCACAGGGGGCAGCTCGCCGTCGTCGGCGACCACTACCTCAAGGTGGTGTGGAGCAGCAATAGCACGGCCGTGGAGGGAGATTACGTGCTCATTCTCCAAATCAACGGGCAGGCGGTGGTGTACGGCCCTGTGTTGTGGTCAACTAGTACGTAA
- the LOC122049985 gene encoding dof zinc finger protein DOF2.4-like isoform X2, whose translation MVFSSLPLYLDPPNLNQQQPQQQQHQQIRLLGSSSGGGGGGGGGSGDGSSHLPPPAGLALAAGSIRPGSMSDRARLAKIPQPEAGMKCPRCYSANTKFCYFNNYSLSQPRHFCKTCRRYWTRGGALRNVPVGGGCRRNKRTKPSSSSANSTNTSTAAAAVIPSAAATSGSSSAATTSAVSLHQLPFMASLHQLRDFGGYGAGVVQPPANTLDYQLATAAENLRLHQLTQFPLLGEGHLDHALPPPAPMPVYPFQGDGGGSFIAGSFAGHAQSSEPSAVKMEDKNNNQQMFHNLARMQYLGLSRNDQLFWNGSGGGGGSTSNGGDGGGGGWAPDLSGFNNSSLGNLM comes from the exons ATggttttctcttctcttcctctctatcTAGATCCACCTAATTTGAACCAGCAG CAACCGCAGCAGCAGCAGCATCAACAAATTCGTCTACTAGGAAGCagtagcggcggcggcggcggcggcggcggaggaagCGGAGATGGTAGTTCCCACTTGCCGCCGCCGGCAGGCTTGGCCCTCGCAGCCGGATCAATCCGGCCAGGCTCCATGTCGGACCGAGCCCGACTGGCGAAGATCCCGCAACCGGAGGCAGGGATGAAGTGCCCCCGGTGCTATTCGGCCAACACCAAGTTCTGCTACTTCAACAACTACTCCCTCTCGCAGCCGCGCCACTTCTGCAAGACCTGCCGCCGTTACTGGACCCGCGGAGGCGCCCTCCGCAACGTCCCCGTCGGCGGAGGATGCCGCCGCAACAAGCGCACCAAACCCTCCTCCAGCTCTGCCAATTCAACCAACACATCCACCGCGGCTGCCGCTGTGATCCCTTCGGCGGCGGCCACCTCTGGATCCTCCTCGGCGGCCACCACCTCGGCCGTCTCGTTGCACCAGCTTCCGTTCATGGCCTCGCTGCACCAGCTTCGCGACTTCGGCGGCTACGGAGCTGGAGTAGTCCAACCACCGGCGAACACATTGGATTACCAGCTCGCGACCGCCGCCGAGAATTTGAGGCTACATCAGTTGACGCAATTCCCTCTTCTAGGAGAAGGGCATCTCGATCACGCACTGCCGCCTCCGGCTCCGATGCCGGTCTACCCTTTCCAAGGCGACGGCGGCGGCTCGTTCATTGCCGGATCATTTGCGGGACACGCGCAATCGTCTGAACCGTCGGCGGTGAAGATGGAGGATAAGAACAACAACCAACAAATGTTTCATAATTTAGCGAGGATGCAGTATCTTGGTCTTTCGCGCAATGATCAATTATTTTGGAACggaagcggcggcggcggcggaagtACCAGCAATGGTGGCGACGGTGGTGGTGGTGGATGGGCTCCCGATTTATCTGGATTCAACAACTCTTCCCTGGGCAATCTAATGTGA